The genomic stretch TGATCATGCTCTACCTCGGCCTCAACCTCGCGCTCACGCTCTTCTTCCTCTTCGGCATGCGCGGCGCCACCATCGCCACCTACAACTGGATGTGCCTCGCGCTGGGCATGGCCACGGGCTACTGGGTCATCTTCGCCACCGTGGCCAGCGAGCAGTTCGGCACCAACCTGCGCGGCACCGTGGCCATCACCGCGCCCAACTTCGTGCGCGGCAGCATCTACCCTATCACCATGCTCTTCCGTGCGCTCGTGACCCCCGTGGGCAATATCACCGCCGCGCTGCTCGTGGGCCTGCTCTGCATCGGCGGCGCTTTCTGGGCCGTGCGCCGCAGCACCGAGACCTTCAGCAAGGACTTGGATTTCGTGGAGGAGTGAGCCTCACGCCTCTTCCTCCTCCTCGTCACTGCTAGTGCCCAACAGCGAGCCCAGCACATCGCCGAAGCGGTGCCCGCGCGTGAGCTTGCTGCGCCCGATGCGGCTATGCTCGGCCATGCCATGCAGCATGAACTCCATCCACAGCGGCACTTCTTCAGGCTTCAGGTACGGATGCTTGCCGGTGACCTTCTCGCGCAGGCCCGGCACCGTGGCCAATAGCGCGAGGTGCTCCTCGTCCTTGGCATCGGACAGCAGGTCCAGCTGATCGTTATCGAACCAATCGAGCAGGGCTGAGTAATCGTCGCGGCCCTGCGACTTGCGGCTCGCTTGCTCAGCGGCCCGACGCGCCTTCACGGCATCGGGGAAGAGCTCTTTGAACACGTTGCGGATGGCGGTGGCGATGAGGATGCGCGCCACGCTATCGGCCCCCTCCTGCTCGCCCTCGTACACCAGCTCGATCTTGCCGTTGATGGCGGGCACCACGGCCCACAGGTCGGCGATGCGCGCCACGGTGCGCTCCTCACCGTTGCGCAGCGCGCGCAGCTCGGCCGCGCCGATCAAGCTCTCCAGCGCGCTGATGGTGAGGCGCGCGCTCACGCCGCTCTTCGGATCAACGAATTCGCTGGAGCGGGCCTCCATCGCGATGCGCTCCACGAGCACGCGCAGCAGGTCAGGCACGCGCACACGGGTGGCCTGCTCGTTGGTGGTGCGCGCCTCTTGCGCGGTGATGCGCATGCCCAGCTCGATGCTCTCCGGATAGTGCGTGAGGATCTGTGCCTGGATGCGGTCCTTCAGCGGGGTGATGATGGCGCCGCGGTTGGTGTAGTCCTCCGGGTTGGCGGTGAACACGAACTGGATATCGAGCGGAAGCCGCAGCTTGAAGCCGCGGATCTGCACATCGCCTTCCTGCAGGATGTTGAAGAGCGCCACCTGGATGCGCGGCTGCAGGTCGGGCAATTCGTTGATGACGAAGATGCCGCGATGGCTGCGCGGGATCAGTCCGAAGTGGATCACGCGCTCATCGCTGTAATCGAGCTTGAGGTTGGCGGCCTTGATGGGATCGCTGTCGCCGATGAGGTCGGCCACGGTGACATCGGGCGTGGCGAGCTTCTCGGTGTAGCGCTGGTCGCGGTGCAGCCAGGTGATGGGCGTGGCATCGCCGTGCTTTGCGATGAGGTCCTTGGCGAAGCGCGAGATCGGCGCCAGCGGATCGTCGTTGATCTCGCTGCCTTCCACCACCGGGATCCATTCATCGAGCAGCTGCACGAGCGAACGGGCCATGCGCGTCTTCGCCTGTCCGCGCAGGCCGAGCAGGTTGATGCTGTGGCCGGCGAGGATCGCTCGCTCAAGCGCAGGGATCACGGTGTCGGCATAGCCGTGGATGCCCTCGAAGAGCGGCTGCCCGGCACGGATCCGGGCAATGAGGTTGGCGCGGAGCTCGGCCTTTACGGAGCGGGGCGCGTAGCCGCTCTTCTTTAGGTCGCCGAGGGTGGTGGGGAGCTTTTTCATGTGGCAAGGGAGGGCGCATCATGATGCGCCCGTACGCTGGATATCAGGAGGCTTTTCGATTGGAAGCATGATCGCGGAACACCATGTCCGCGAGGCCTTGCAGGCCGGTGTAGAAGGCGCGGCCCTGGTTGGCCTCAGTGAAGCGCTCGACAAAGCGCTGGAGGTATGGGTCGCGCGCGATCATGAAGGTGGTGATGGGTATCTGCGCCTTGCGCGCGCGCGCAGCCGCATCGAGGCAGCGCGCCACGATGAAGTCGTCGAGCCCGAAGCTGTTCATGTAGTATTCGCCGTCGCGCTTGATGCAGCTGGGCTTGCCGTCGGTGATCATCACGATGCGGCGGTTGCGGACCTTGCGGCGACGGAGCAGGTCCATGGCCAGTTCGAGGCCGGCCACCGTGTTGGTGTGGAAGGGCCCCACTTGCAGGTACGGCAGGTCCTTCAGGCTCACCTGCCACGCATCGTTGCCGAAGACGACGATGTCGAGCGTGTCCTTCGGGTAGCGGCGCTTGATCAGCTCGGCCAGCGCCATGGCCACCTTCTTGGCCGGGGTGATGCGGTCCTCGCCGTAGAGGATCATGCTGTGGCTGATGTCGATCATGAGCACGGTGGCGCAAGCGCTCTGGTGCTCGGTCTCGATCACCTCCAGGTCGTCCTCGCTCATGCGCAGGTCGTCGATGCCGCGCTGCTGCGCATTGCGGATGCTGTCGCTCATGGCCACCTGCTCAATGCGGTCGCCGAAGCGGAAGGCGCGCCGGTCGCTGGTGGGCTCATCGCCGGGGCCGGCCTTGCGCAGGCCGTGGCTGCCGCGCTCGCTCTTCTTCAGCTTGCCGAAGACCTGGTCCAGCGCGCGCTCGCGAATCAGCTTCTCGGCCTTGCCGGTGAGGGGCGTCTTCCCGCCTTTCGTTGGCCGGCCGATCATGCCGTGCTTCCTCAAATCGTCCTCGAACTCCTTGCGGCCGTAGGCCTTCGTGTAGAAGCCGTGCTCCTTGTCCAGCTCGTCCATCCAGTCGAGCGCCTCTTCCACATCGCCGCTGGTGTGGGTGAGCAGCTCGATGAAGAGCGGCAGCAAGCGCTCGAAGGGCGTGCTATCGTCCTGCGGCGGAACGTACCTGGCGAAGCGGTGCCCGAGCATGCAGCGAAGTAACAGCGGGAAGCGGCCGGGGTTCGGTAGGATTCTGAATCATGCAGTTACAGTGATGAACGGTGGCGCGCATGACCATCCGCCTCGGCCCGAAGGAGCCACGCAGCTACCTTGCCCACCCCTCAACTGAACGCATGAACGCACGCCACGCTTCCCTCTCGGCCCTCCTGTGCCTGGGCCTGCTGCAACCCGCCACCGCCCAGCAAGCCCTCACCAACAAGGACATCTGGGCCAGCCCGCTCTTCAGCGCCGAGTTCGTTGGCGGCTTGGCCAGCATGAAGGATGGCCTGCACTACACCGTGCTCGAAGACGAATCCGGCGAGGGAGCGATCAATCAGTACGCCTATCGCACGGGCAACAAGGTGGCCACGCTTGTGAAATCCAGCGAGCTGGTGCCGGCGGGCAGCAAAGAGCCCATCGGCATTGAGGGCTACAGCTTCAGCGGCGATGAGAAGAAGCTGCTATTCGAGACGGAGAGCGAGCCGATCTACCGCTACAGCTCCTTCGCCTACAACTACGTCTTCGACCGCGCGAGCAAGAAGCTGGTGCCGCTGAGCGATGTGAAGAAAGCCAAGCAGCGCCTGGCCACCTTCAGCCCCGATGGCAGCAAGGCCGCCTTCGTGCGCGACAACAACCTCTTCGTGGTGGACCTGGGCACGATGAAGGAGGAGCAGATCACCAACGACGGTGAGTGGAACAAGGTGCTGAATGGCGCCACCGATTGGGTGTACGAGGAGGAATTCACCCTGGTGCAGGGCTATGCGTGGAGCCCCGACGGCAGCAAGCTCCTGTACCTGCGCAGCGACGAGAGCGGCGTGAAGGAATTCGACCTGACGCTCTACAAGAACCAGCTCTACCCGAGCGAGTACCGCTTCAAGTACCCGAAGGCCGGCGAGGACAACAGCAGGATCTCCTTGCACCTGCGCGACCTCAGCGGCGGCCTAACCTACAGCATCCCATTGGGCACGGAAGAGACGGACATCTACGTTGCCCGATTGGGCTTCACGCCGAAGGGCGAGCCATGGTTCATGCGTTTGAACCGCTTGCAGAACGAGAAGGTGCTCTGCACCGTGAAGCTGCCGCCGCCCGGCACCAAGGCACGTCCGGTTCCCACCGAGATCTACAAGGAGACCAGCCCCACCTACATCGAGGTCACCGACGATCTCTTCTTCCTGGCCGATGGCAGCGGCTTCATCCTCACCAGCGAGAAGGATGGCTGGAACCACATCTACCGCGTGAACCTGAAGGATGGCTCGCAGTTGCAATTGACACGCGGCGCATGGGATGTGGTCGGCGTGAAGGGCATCGACGAGAAAGGGCAGCGCGTGATCTTCACCGCAGCCAAGAGCGCGCCCGAGAACCAGGAGGTGCTGGCCACGCCGCTGAGCGGCAAAGGCGTGATGCAACTATCGCCGTTGGGTGGTGTGAACGACGCGGAGTTCAGCACGGGCTTCCGCTTCTTCATCAACACGCGCAGCACGCTGAACACGCCGCCGGTGGTGTCGTTGCACGAAGGCAGCGGCAAGCAGGTGAAGGTGCTGAAGGACAACGCCAAGCTGGCGAGGACCTGCACCGATTACGGCATGCTGCCCCGTGAGTTCTTCACCTTTACCACGAGCGAGGGCGTGGAGCTGCGCGGCTGGATGATGAAGCCCGCGAACTTCCAGAGCCGGGAGCGCTACCCCGTGCTGCTCACGCAATATAGCGGTCCGAACAGCAATCAGGTGCTCGACTCCTGGGGCGGGCGCAACAACCTATGGCACACCCTGCTCGCGCAGAAGGGCTACATCGTGGTGTGCGTCGATCCGCGCGGTACGGGCCATCGCGGGCGCGACTTCCGCCACATCACCTACGGCCAATTGGGCAAGTACGAGACGGTCGACCACATGGCCACCGCCCAATGGCTGGGCCAGCAGCCGTGGGTGGACAAGGAGCGCATCGGCATCTGGGGCTGGAGCTACGGCGGCTACATGAGCAGCCTCTGCATCACCAAGGGCGCCGACCTCTTCAAGGCGGCCATCGCCGTGGCGCCCGTGACCAATTGGCGCTACTACGACAGCATCTACACCGAGCGCTACATGGGCCTGCCCAAGGACAACGGCAAGGGCTACGACGACAACAGCCCGGTGTTCCACGTGAACAAGCTGAAGGGGAACTACTTCCTCATCCACGGCCTGGCCGACGACAACGTGCATTACCAGAACGCCGCCGAGATGACCAACGCGCTCATCAAGGCCAACAAGCCCTTCGACCAGTTCATGTATCCCGATCGCAACCACGGGATCGGCGGCGGTACGACACGGCTGCACTTGTATGAGATGATGACCGAGTGGCTGACCCGGAATCTTTAAGGGCCTGTTCATAAGCCGGATCGGCAGCGAGCGCGCCAGTTCCGCATCCGCTACTTTTGCCCTGTATGGCGCACTCGCGCCCAGTGGATGAACGAAGGTCATCACCCGCCACCGCATCGCAACCATCAGCAAGGCTGCGTGGACCGCTACGAGGCCATGCTCCGCAAGGGCACCAATGTCTTCTTCGACGTGGAGGACCTTGAATTGGTGATTGACCACTACCTGCAGGAGAACGATGCGCGGCGCGCCAAGGAAGCGCTCGACTTCGCCATGGCGCAGCACCCGGGATCGGTGGAGCTGATGTACAGCGAGGCCGTGGTGCTCATGAACCTCGGGCGCTTGAACAAGGCCCTCGAGGTGCTCGACGCCTTGGGCAAACTGGAGCCTTGGAGCGCCGAGGTGCACCTGCACAAGGGCAGCATCCACAGCCAGCTCCGCAACTACCGCCGGGCCATTGAGCACTACCGCCGCGCGCTGGAGCTCGCCGATGAAGGCCACGATGAGATCCTGCTCGACCTTGCCTTCGAGCACGAGAGCCTGGGCAAATACGACGAAGCCATCGACCTGCTGAAGCGCGGCCTCGACGTGAACCCTGAGAACGAAGGCCTGCTCTACGAGCTCGCGCATTGCTACGAGCTCTCCGGCGCGGACCAAGGCGCGATTGCCTTCTTCCGTGAGTTCACCAATGAGCACCCGTACAGCCTGGTGGCGTGGTATAGCCTGGGCAACGCCCTCTCCCGCCTCGACCGGATCGATGAGAGCAACGAGGCATTGGAATACTGCCTCGCGATCAACGAGGAATTCGGCTCGGCGCTCTTCACCAAGGCGCGCAACATGCTGGTGAAAGGCGATTATGCCGGAGCCGTGACCTGCTACGAGGAGGTCCTCGCCATCGAAGGCCCGCAGGCCGTCACCTTCAGCTACATCGGCGAATGCTACGAGAAGATGGAGCGCCATGAGCAAGCGCTGATCCACTACGACCAGGCCTTGGCACTGGACCCCAACTGGGTGGATGCCTGGGTGGGCCGTGGCGTGGTGAAGGACATCCAAGGCAAGCTCACCGAGGCCGTGAAGGACCTGGAGACAGCGGTTCGCCTCGCGCCGGATTCGGGCGACGCGTGGTACTACTACGCGAATGCGCTTGGCCGCAACGAACGGTACGAGGAATCACTGTCGGCCTACACCCGACTGAACAACCTCGACGCGGGCAACCTCGATGGCTGGCTCGATCACGCCGACCTGCTGCTCGGCCTCAAGAGCCCCGAGGCAGCCATGCTGAAATTGCGCGAAGGCGACCAGGTCCACCGCATGAATCCGCGCTACCGTTACCGCCTGGCCAGCTACCTGCTTCGCGCGGGCCAGCAGCAGCAGGGACTGCTCGAACTGGAAGAAGCGCTCATGGCCGATCACGCGGGCCATGCGCAATTCCTGGAGCACTACCCCGAGGCCTCGGCCATGCCCCAGGTGATCCATCTCCTGGGACTCTACGCTCCATGAACTATACGCTCTCGCATATCCCGGAACGCACGGCAAAGCCGCGCGAGCACGGGCTCACCATGGTGATGGACAAGGGTTTGGCCATTCGCCAGGCCGAGGACATGATCGAGGCGAGCGGCCAGCTGACCGACCTGGTGAAGCTGGGCTTCGGCACGTCGTTCATCACCAACAAGCTGAAGGAGAAGATCAAGCTGTACCAGAAGGCCGGCATCCGCGTCTATCTGGGCGGAACGCTCTTCGAGGCCTTCGTGGCGCGCGGGCAATACAAGGACTACCGCAAGCTCCTTGATCAATTCGGCCTCGATACCGCTGAAGTGAGCGACGGCTCCATCAACATGCCGCAGAAGGAGAAGTGCCGCTATATCACCGATCTGGCCAAGCATGTCACGGTGCTCAGCGAGGTGGGCAGCAAGGAGAGCGGCATCCTGATCAGCCCATCGAAATGGGTGAGCATGATGAACGCTGAGCTGGATGCAGGCAGCTGGAAGGTGATCGCTGAAGCACGGGAGAGCGGCACCGTGGGCATCTATCGCCCCAGCGGGCATGCCCATACCCAGCTCGTGAACCGCATCCTGGCCAAGGTGCCCGCCGAGCACATCATGTGGGAGGCTCCGCAGAAGGCGCAGCAGGTCTGGTTCATCAAGCAGCTCGGCGCCAATGTGAACCTGGGCAACATCGCTCCCGAAGAGGTGATCCCCCTTGAAACGCTCCGCCTGGGCCTGCGCGGCGACACCTTCTTCCAGCACCTGCCAGAAGCTGTGGCCGAGAAGCTCCGGCAG from Flavobacteriales bacterium encodes the following:
- a CDS encoding sigma 54-interacting transcriptional regulator translates to MKKLPTTLGDLKKSGYAPRSVKAELRANLIARIRAGQPLFEGIHGYADTVIPALERAILAGHSINLLGLRGQAKTRMARSLVQLLDEWIPVVEGSEINDDPLAPISRFAKDLIAKHGDATPITWLHRDQRYTEKLATPDVTVADLIGDSDPIKAANLKLDYSDERVIHFGLIPRSHRGIFVINELPDLQPRIQVALFNILQEGDVQIRGFKLRLPLDIQFVFTANPEDYTNRGAIITPLKDRIQAQILTHYPESIELGMRITAQEARTTNEQATRVRVPDLLRVLVERIAMEARSSEFVDPKSGVSARLTISALESLIGAAELRALRNGEERTVARIADLWAVVPAINGKIELVYEGEQEGADSVARILIATAIRNVFKELFPDAVKARRAAEQASRKSQGRDDYSALLDWFDNDQLDLLSDAKDEEHLALLATVPGLREKVTGKHPYLKPEEVPLWMEFMLHGMAEHSRIGRSKLTRGHRFGDVLGSLLGTSSDEEEEEA
- a CDS encoding VWA domain-containing protein, which codes for MLGHRFARYVPPQDDSTPFERLLPLFIELLTHTSGDVEEALDWMDELDKEHGFYTKAYGRKEFEDDLRKHGMIGRPTKGGKTPLTGKAEKLIRERALDQVFGKLKKSERGSHGLRKAGPGDEPTSDRRAFRFGDRIEQVAMSDSIRNAQQRGIDDLRMSEDDLEVIETEHQSACATVLMIDISHSMILYGEDRITPAKKVAMALAELIKRRYPKDTLDIVVFGNDAWQVSLKDLPYLQVGPFHTNTVAGLELAMDLLRRRKVRNRRIVMITDGKPSCIKRDGEYYMNSFGLDDFIVARCLDAAARARKAQIPITTFMIARDPYLQRFVERFTEANQGRAFYTGLQGLADMVFRDHASNRKAS
- a CDS encoding S9 family peptidase; this translates as MNARHASLSALLCLGLLQPATAQQALTNKDIWASPLFSAEFVGGLASMKDGLHYTVLEDESGEGAINQYAYRTGNKVATLVKSSELVPAGSKEPIGIEGYSFSGDEKKLLFETESEPIYRYSSFAYNYVFDRASKKLVPLSDVKKAKQRLATFSPDGSKAAFVRDNNLFVVDLGTMKEEQITNDGEWNKVLNGATDWVYEEEFTLVQGYAWSPDGSKLLYLRSDESGVKEFDLTLYKNQLYPSEYRFKYPKAGEDNSRISLHLRDLSGGLTYSIPLGTEETDIYVARLGFTPKGEPWFMRLNRLQNEKVLCTVKLPPPGTKARPVPTEIYKETSPTYIEVTDDLFFLADGSGFILTSEKDGWNHIYRVNLKDGSQLQLTRGAWDVVGVKGIDEKGQRVIFTAAKSAPENQEVLATPLSGKGVMQLSPLGGVNDAEFSTGFRFFINTRSTLNTPPVVSLHEGSGKQVKVLKDNAKLARTCTDYGMLPREFFTFTTSEGVELRGWMMKPANFQSRERYPVLLTQYSGPNSNQVLDSWGGRNNLWHTLLAQKGYIVVCVDPRGTGHRGRDFRHITYGQLGKYETVDHMATAQWLGQQPWVDKERIGIWGWSYGGYMSSLCITKGADLFKAAIAVAPVTNWRYYDSIYTERYMGLPKDNGKGYDDNSPVFHVNKLKGNYFLIHGLADDNVHYQNAAEMTNALIKANKPFDQFMYPDRNHGIGGGTTRLHLYEMMTEWLTRNL
- a CDS encoding tetratricopeptide repeat protein — translated: MDRYEAMLRKGTNVFFDVEDLELVIDHYLQENDARRAKEALDFAMAQHPGSVELMYSEAVVLMNLGRLNKALEVLDALGKLEPWSAEVHLHKGSIHSQLRNYRRAIEHYRRALELADEGHDEILLDLAFEHESLGKYDEAIDLLKRGLDVNPENEGLLYELAHCYELSGADQGAIAFFREFTNEHPYSLVAWYSLGNALSRLDRIDESNEALEYCLAINEEFGSALFTKARNMLVKGDYAGAVTCYEEVLAIEGPQAVTFSYIGECYEKMERHEQALIHYDQALALDPNWVDAWVGRGVVKDIQGKLTEAVKDLETAVRLAPDSGDAWYYYANALGRNERYEESLSAYTRLNNLDAGNLDGWLDHADLLLGLKSPEAAMLKLREGDQVHRMNPRYRYRLASYLLRAGQQQQGLLELEEALMADHAGHAQFLEHYPEASAMPQVIHLLGLYAP
- a CDS encoding phosphosulfolactate synthase, with amino-acid sequence MNYTLSHIPERTAKPREHGLTMVMDKGLAIRQAEDMIEASGQLTDLVKLGFGTSFITNKLKEKIKLYQKAGIRVYLGGTLFEAFVARGQYKDYRKLLDQFGLDTAEVSDGSINMPQKEKCRYITDLAKHVTVLSEVGSKESGILISPSKWVSMMNAELDAGSWKVIAEARESGTVGIYRPSGHAHTQLVNRILAKVPAEHIMWEAPQKAQQVWFIKQLGANVNLGNIAPEEVIPLETLRLGLRGDTFFQHLPEAVAEKLRQV